CCCCTCCTGTGAAATGGGCGAGGAAGGCCGTGGGGGACGGTGGAATTGATGTAGGAAGGGCTCTCGTACACTAGAGGGTTTGGTTGCCAGCTGGCGGGAGGGGTCCCCGTGGGTTCTGGACCCCACCTCTGCCTGATGAGCTGAGGACCCCCCATCTCCCCCACCCAGCTCGTAACGCTCTCCTTTGGCCCCTAGAAGCTGCTGTGGCTCCTGTATGACCTGGGACATCTGGAAAGGTCAGTGGGGGGTCCTGGCCCGGACAGGCCTTGAGGGCTGGGGGACAGAGAGCAGCCTGCACGcgtgtgctttcccaggtaccccATGGCGCTAGGGAacctggcagacctggaggagctGGAGCCCACGCCTGGCCGGCCAGACCCGCTCACCCTCTACCACAAGGTGGGGGCACCCAGTAGGGTGGCTGGGGTCTCCTTCCGGGggatgggaggggcaggtgagAGAGCCTGTGTGCAGGGGGCATCGCCCATCCCGGCCGCTTCACTGTTAACTGTGCATCAAGCATGTGGGAAGGCCAGGGAGAGAAACAGGCCCgggtctgggggcgggggcgcgtcctcccctcccctccccagggcctgttCTGTGGGGGTCTCCACTCCCCGCCCCtgcagtctgggccaggcctcagcAGGCAGCccggcagaggcagggaggagccgtgggttgggggcagcagggagaggaggtggaggtgggcttGGAGGACTCTTGGGGACTTCCTGCTGCCCCTTCTGGGTGTGGCCTGCAGGGGCCGCCTCTCTGAGGCTCTGCTGTCCCACCCCCAGGGCATCGCCTCGGCCAAGGCCTACTACCGGGACGAGCACATCTACCCCTACATGTACCTGGCCGGCTACCACTGTCGGAGCCGCAACGTGCGCGAGGCCCTGCAGGCCTGGGCCGACACAGCCACGGTCATCCAGGAGTGAGGCTCCCCGCCGGGGTCTTCTGCCCAGCCCTCCGCTCCTCCACCCAAGCCCTGCCCCTCCACCcaagccccgcccctccgccACCCTTGgccccctgcctcctgctctggATGTGGAGCGCAGACTCCGCCCACACACCTGGGCCCTGTAGCGACCCCGGGGCCGTCTCCACCAGGTCCCTAGGGGCTCCCGCAAGGCCGAGACCCCACGCTTCCCCACTGCTCTCGCAGCTACAACTACTGCCGGGAGGACGAGGAGATCTACAAGGAGTTCTTTGAGGTGGCCAACGACGTCATCCCCAACCTGCTGAAGGAGGCGGCCAGCTTGCTGGAGACGGGCGAGGAGCGGCCGGGCGAGCAGAGCCAGGTGACCGCCCGTCACCTCCCTGCCTGGGCGGGGCTGCCGgccccagggaaggggccaggagcGCAGGGCGGCTGGGCCGTAGCTGAGGGCCTGAGGTTGAGGCCGAAGGGGAGCCAGCTGAGGGTCTTCTGTGAATGGGGAGAATCCCACCTCCCTCGCGGCCAGGGCTCCTCCTCCAGTCTGGGCTGGGCCGCCTCGCCCCACCCTAGGTGCTGGCTGGGATCTGGTGGGAGGCCAGGGCTCCTTGTCCAGGTGGGGGCGTGGCCTGCGCAGGGCTATGTGGAAGGGAGTGTGACCCATGCCCCTCCGCCCAGGGCACCCAGAGCCAGGGCTCCGCCCTCCAGGACCCCGAATGCTTCGCCCACCTGCTGCGGTTCTACGACGGCATCTGCAAGTGGGAGGAGGGCAGCCCCACGCCCGTGCTGCACGTGGGCTGGGCCACCTTCCTGGTGCAGTCCCTCGGCCGCTTCGAAGGACAGGTGAGGGCGGAGTGTGTCTCTGTCCTGTGCGGGAGTGAGGGGACACCCACTTAGACTGAGCCCGTCTGCGCAGCGCGCGGAGCCGGCACCAGCCGTGTCCCCGGGACCCCTGGCGTGGAGTGGCCATGGCTGGGGCCTGCGGTCCCCTCAGCCCGCTCTCCCCGCCGGCCCAGGTGCGGCAGAAGGTGCACATCGTGAGCCGCGAGGCCGAGGCGGCCGAGGCCGAGGAGCCGTGGGGCGAAGAGGCCCGGGAAGGCCGGCGGCGCGGCCCGCGGCGCGAGTCCAAGCCCGAGGAGCCGCCGCCGCCCAAGAAGCCGGCGCTGGACAAGGCCCCGGGCCCCGGACAgacgacggcggcggcggcggcaggacCCCCACGGAAGCCCGCAGGGACTGTCCCGGGCGCTGCCCGAGGCCCCGAGGGCGGCAGCGCGGCCCCGGCGCCCGCGCCCGCGGCCTCGCCGCCGCCGGACGGCCCGGTGCTCACTTTCCAGAGCGAGAAGATGAAGGGCATGAAGGAGCTGCTGGTGGCCACGAAGATCAACTCGAGCGCCATCAAGCTGCAGCTCACGGCGCAGTCGCAGGTGCAGATGAAGAAGCAGAAGGTGTCGGCGCCCAGCGACTACACGCTGTCCTTCCTCAAGCGCCAGCGCAAGGGCCTCTGAGCGCGGGGGCGCGCCCTTACCGGGGAGAGGGGCGCAGGTccgcccgcggccgccgcccTGGGGACCCGAGCCCCCGCCCCAAGAGCTTAGGTCCGCCTGCAGGATCTGCGAGTCCCGGCggagcccccgcccctgccccggcccgTGAATCCCTAGCGCCCCTCCCCGTCCTGACCAGACTGGCCCCAGGTCAGAGCAGGACCCTCCCGAGGTGCAGCCCACCAGCGGGCCCGCGAGGAAGCCTGAACTCTCCTGTTTTGTACAtagatttatttttcagttccgaggaaatgaatacattttgtttaaaaaaaaaagtaaaagcacaTGTCCTTGTTTCATTTGGGAAACTGGGGGTGGGGTAGGAAGTGGGTCGGCCTCGGAGCGCTGGACCTGTGGGTCCAGAGGTCTGTGCCGGACCCAAGCTCCGCCCCGGCCTCGGGGCTCCCCCGCGCCGCGCAGGGCCCGTCCCGCGGGCGCCCCCTCCCGGCCGGGCGGCGGGGCGTCCCcactggccccgcccccggccagccccgccctggccctgcccccggcTGGCCCTGGCCCCGCCTCTACCGGCCCCActggccctggccccgccccagccccgcccgcccgcgccgcgCAGCGCCGGCTCCGCAGCTCGCGCCCGCCCGGCGCCGGGCCATGGCGCTGCTGCGGGACGTGTCGCTGCAGGATCCGCGGGACCGCTTCGAGCTGCTGCAGCGCGTGGGGGCCGGGACCTATGGCGACGTCTACAAGGTGCGCCGGGGGAAGGGCGCGCTGCCGCggacccagcccccagccccgccccctcctcagcCCACTGGCCCCGCTCCGTCCCCGCAGGCCCGCGACACGGTCACGTCCGAACTGGCCGCCGTGAAGATAGTGAAGATGGACCCAGGTGAGGGCCCGGGCGGGGCCTGTGCGCCCGCGCGCGTCTGAGGGGCGGAGACCCCCTGCGAGGCAGGGCACCTGTCCGGCCGGGAGGGAGGCGCTgcgtgcccattttacagatggcgGTACTGAGTCAGGGCGACGCCTGcgtgcaccccccccccactgaCGCCTTGTGCTCCCCAGGAGACGACATCAGCTCTCTCCAGCAGGAAATCACCATCCTGCGGGAGTGCCGCCACCCCAACGTGGTGGCCTACATCGGCAGCTACCTCAGGTGAGGCCGCCCGTGCCCAGACCCCCGGCAGCCCCGCTGCGGCCTGCCGTGTGCCCACGCCGCCTCTGTGTCCCCAGGAATGACCGCCTGTGGATCTGCATGGAGTTCTGTGGCGGGGGGTCCCTGCAGGAGATTTACCACGGTGAGGGCCTTGGCCTccccccctggccccagggggtgCCGGAGGAGAGCCGGGGTGCGGTGGGGGGGGCTCTGGACCTGGGCTGCTCTCCATTGCTGACcggctggctgtgtgaccttgagaggAACGCTGTCCGTCTCTGGGCTCCTGTCCCAGACCCTGCTGGGAGGGGGCATGGCCAGCGCCGCCGCCACCTGGCACTGCCGgcgcctggccccagccctccccctccctttcagcCACCGGGCCCCTGGAGGAGCGGCAGATAGCCTACGTCTGTCGGGAGGCACTGAAGGTAGCCGGACCCGAGGGTgctctcagccccagccccaggacgcGGGCAgaggccccccccgcccccgcgggtggagagcccaggcagggctggccccGAGGGGCTGCGGTCCCggtcccgggggtggggggagaaggtgCCCCAGCCCTGTTGCCGGAAGCAGCCCATTTCCCTCTTGGCTCGGTCACTTCCTgtttggggagaggggaggaggaagcggCTTGGGTGGGGGGCCCCACTGGCAAGAGGGGGTTCAGCAGAGGTGAGCGTGCTGGGGAGCTGCCCTCAGAGCCTCCTGCTTGTCCCCAGGGGCTGCATCACTTGCATTCTCAAGGGAAGATACACAGAGACATCAAGGTAGGGGTCTGGctgggggggctggggagggaggaggcagcctgGGGGGGTGGGCAGCGGCGGATGCTCTCTCCTGCGTCCCCACAGGGCGCCAACCTGCTGCTCACGCTCCAGGGAGACGTCAAGCTGGGTCAGTACCCCCACCCCGGACGCCCTCGGGGTGAGGAGCCTGGGCGCAGGGCCGGTGTCCTGGGGCATGGCGCCTTGGCCGTGCAGCCTAGGAAACGGATCGGCATACCCCGTTTCTGCTCGCGGCTGGAGAGCTGAGCGTGTGCGGCGCTGGCAGGCGGTCAGGCACGGGGCTGGGTGCTTGACCCTGCTCAGGAGGAGGGCCCGCCCTTGCCTGGGCCTGTGGGAGCCCATGGGCGCCTCCACCAGGTGCATCCTGAGCTCCGGTGgcagcggtgggggtggggggagtggcagCCAGAACTTTCTTCCCCCAGCTGACTTTGGGGTGTCAGGCGAGCTCACGGCGTCCGTGGCCAAGAGGAGATCTTTCATCGGGACCCCGTACTGGTGAGGGTGGCGCCTGTGGCAGAGGGGATGGGGGGGGCCTCCGCTGGGGACCCCCAGGCCGTCCCATCTGTGACCCTGACTCCAGGATGGCTCCGGAGGTGGCTGCCGTGGAGCGCAAAGGCGGCTACAATGAGCTGTGCGACGTCTGGGCCCTGGGCATCACGGCCATCGAGCTGGGCGAGCTGCAGCCACCCCTGTTCCACCTGCACCCCATGAGGTCAGCCCCACGCCGGCCTCCTGCCTGAGCCTCGCCCCGAACCTGAGCGTCCGCCTTCACCTGTGCCTTCCGCAGGGCCCTCATGCTCATGTCGAAGAGCAGCTTCCAGCCGCCCAAGCTGAGAGACAAGGCTCGCTGGTGAGGGCCCTGCCCTGGTTCAGCCAGCTGCAGCCGCCACAGCGAACCCCctgggcccaggcccctgggtgggcaggtggctgctggtgcaggagccctgTGTTGCAACAGCGCTGTCGCTTGGGCCGGCCGCTCCTTCCTGGGCGGGCCCAGGGGTCGCTTCTGGGGGGTGGCAGGCGGCCCCCTGCAGAAAGGCTAACCTggagcccggggcggggcgggggtgctcTTGTGCCCACCAGGACCCAGAATTTTCACCACTTCCTCAAGCTGGCCCTGACCAAGAACCCCAAGAAGAGGCCCACGGCAGAAAAGCTGCtgcaggtggggggcgggggggccggGGCCTTGCCGCCCGGAATCAGGGCCTGGAGGAGCGGGGCCGACCTGGGCAGCGCCGTCTCCGTCTTGCAGCACCCGTTCACTGCCCAGCAGCTCCCTCGGGCCCTGCTCACACAGCTCCTGGACAAGGCCAGTGACCCCCACCTGGGAACCCCCTCCCCCGAAGACTGCGAGCTGGAGGTAAGAGCCGGCTGGGAAAGCTGTCCCAGGCTGACCCGGCCGGAGGAGCCCAAGGCCGCTGCGGGCCGCGGCCGCGTGCTGCGCCGGCCCTGGGGGCTTCCCCCGGATGAGCCCACCCGTTAGGAATCCCTGCTGGGCTGGATCTGGCCTCCCTGGAACCCACCCTCCTGCTCGGCTTCCTCACGTGTGGGGTGGGCGTGCCGTGTGATCTGATGGTGGTCTGGGGGGCTGTGGCAGCTGCGTGTGAAGCCCCCGGCGCAGGCCCTCCCGCTCCACGCTCTGTCCTAGACCTACGACATGTTCCCAGACACCATCCACTCCCGGGGGCAGCACGGCCCAGCCGAGAGGACTCCGTCCGAGATCCAGTGTGAgtgtgggggggcggggagcacCGGGTATGCACAGCTTTGGCGTGAGCGTGGGCGTTCGCCCTGAGCCCCTAACCCCCGTGCTCCGGGCCCCCCAGTCCACCAGGTGAAATTCGGCGCCCCGCTCAGGAAGGAAACGGACCCACTGAACGAGCCGGTGAGGGGCAGGTCCCGGGGCGCTCGCAGAGGTAGGGCAGGGGCTGCCCGGGCCCCTGGGCCGCCTGCCCCTGTCTTTGGCCAGTTCTCCTGAGCCTCCTGCCCgtcaccctcaccccacccccgctgcccGTCTCGTGGCCGCTGTCTCACGGTGCCTCTCTGCCTCGGCTTCCCCAGTGGGAGGAAGAGTGGACACTACTGGGCAAGGAGGAGCTCAGTGGGTGAGTGAGGGTGAGGGAGGCGTGGGCAGGGGTTGGGGACAGCCCCAGGCTGAcctctgacccccacccccacccccaggagcctGCTGCAGTCGGTCCAGGAGGCCTTGGAGGAAAGGTGACGGGctgggggccgggcgggggcagTCAGGCCTGGGTGCCTCCGGGGAGTGGCATctcacacctccctccctccccccacaggaGCCTGACCATCCGGCCAGCCGAGGGCCTGCAGGTACACATGGGGCCGGCTGAGCGGGGGCCGCCGGGGGGTCCTGGGTACCTGCTGCAGCAGCCCAGCCGGGCCTCACCCTCCTGCCAGGAGCTGGACTCCCCGGATGATGCCACAGGGACCATCAAGCGGGCCCCCTTCTCGGggccgccccctgcccagccagAGGCTGAGGACCCTCCTACCAGCCTCTCGGGTGAGGCCcgggtgtgggaggccaggagcaggtgcggtgtgtgtgtgtgtgtgtgtgtgactgaggcCTGGGTGTGGGAGGCCGGGAgcaggtggggtgtgtgtgtgtgtgtgtgactgaggcccgggtgtgggaggccaggagcaggtggtgtgtgtgtgtgtgtgtgtgactgaggcccgggtgtgggaggccaggagcaggtggggtgtgtgtgtgtgtgtgtgtgtgtgtgactgaggcccgggtgtgggaggccaggagcaggtggggtgtgtgtgtgtgtgtgtgtgtgtgtgactgaggcccgggtgtgggaggccaggagcaggtggtgtgtgtgtgtgtgtgtgtgactgaggcccgggtgtgggaggccaggagcaggtgcggtgtgtgtgtatgtgtatgtgtgtgtgtgtgactgaggcccgggtgtgggaggccaggagcaggtggggtgtgtgtgtgtgtgtgtgtgactgaggcCTGGGTGTGGGAGGCCGGGAgcaggtggggtgtgtgtgtgtgtgtgtgactgaggcccgggtgtgggaggccaggagcaggtggggtgtgtgtgtgtgtgtgtgtgtgtgtgactgaggcccgggtgtgggaggccaggagcaggtggggtgtgtgtgtgtgtgtgtgtgtgtgtgactgaggcccgggtgtgggaggccaggagcaggtggtgtgtgtgtgtgtgtgtgtgtgtgaggcccgggtgtgggaggccaggagcaggtgcggtgtgtgtgtatgtgtatgtgtgtgtgtgtgactgaggcccgggtgtgggaggccaggagcaggtggggtgtgtgtgtgtgtgtgtgtgactgaggcCTGGGTGTGGGAGGCCGGGAgcaggtggggtgtgtgtgtgtgtgtgtgtgactgaggcctgggtgtgggaggccaggagcaggtggggtgtgtgtgtgtgtgtgtgtgtgtgactggggTTGGAAGTCACGAGTCGGTGCTTGCAGGAACCCTGCCCCTGTCGCCAGCAGCCCCTGACAGCCCCCCGCTGCTGCCTGCCGCCTGGTCCACCATAAAGCAGAGAGAGGACCCCGAGGTGAGGGGTGCCCCTGGGGAGGCGGGGCGGTAGGCAGCGGGAGTGGCACCCCTGctcactccctcccccctttccttcCATCCCAGAGGTCATCCTGCCACGGGCTCCCCCCGACCCCCAAAGTACACGTGAGTGCCccgccaccctgcagccctgcggcCCATCTGCAGCACCcctgcacccctcacccctcaTCAGCCTCCGGCCCCCTCCGCAGATGGGCGCCTGCTTCTCCAAGGTGTTCAACGGCTGCCCGCTGCGCATCCATGCCGCCGTCACCTGGGTCCACCCTGTGACTCGGGGTaggcggggcagggagggggcgggagcCGGGAGTCCCTTGTCAGAGGCCCTGGCGACCTCTGACCCTGTCCCCAAACCCGCAGACCAGTTCCTGGTGGTGGGAGCCGAGGAGGGCGTCTACACCCTCAACCTCCACGAGCTGCACGAGGACACACTGGAGAAGGTGAGGGGCcgggggtgggcagagggcagagggccccggggctggggggcggTGCTGAGCTGCCCTGTGCCCGTGTCCCGCAGCTGATTTCACACCGCTGCTCCTGGCTCTACTGTGTGAACAACGTGCTGCTGTCGCTCTCAGGTACCAGGTGGGGCAGGCCGCCCGCCCGTGTGCCCCCgcactgcacctgccccctgcctgcccgcccgcccgccggctctctcccagccccctctcccgCCCTCCCTGGCAGGGAAATCCACGCACATCTGGGCCCACGACCTCCCCGGCCTGTTTGAGCAGCGCAGGCTCCAGCGGCAGGTTCCTCTCTCCATCCCCACCAACCGCCTCACCCAGCGCATCATCCCCAGGTGGGGGCCTCagctgtgtggggctgggggaggcggggcagggcggggtgggcggggcagcGGGGATCGGGCGGCCCTGCAGGAGGGGCAGCAGGCCCAGGGTTCGGCCTCTGTTAACCGGCCGTGCACGGGGGGTACCCTCCAAGGATCCTTCTTGTCGTCTTAAATGACTCCCGGGTCCGGAGTGGGGCTGGCTTCAGGCTCAGCTGGATCCAGGCCTGCTGGTACCTGCATCTCTTGGCTGTTTCCTTGTCGCCTTCACTCTCACGGGGGCTCTCTGCTCAGCCGGTGGCTGCCCGTGGTGGTCCCAGGCCCGAGTCCCGGGAGCAACCAACCCAATGGGACCGGAAGCTCAGTTTCCGTGTCGCTCCCATGGGAGTCCCTGGGCTGGTCCCTGTGGGTCCAGCTTGAGGACATGCCCACCCTGAGCCAGCTCCAGAGCAGGGGCTGAGGGAGGAGAATCCGGAAGAACTGGCAGACGAGAGGCAGCTGTTGGCTGGGTGCATGCCGGGAagggggcagtgggggaggggaggcggccaGGCCGGCACCCGGAAAGGAGGCGgtgggggccaggctgaggcatGGTGAGACCTGGGCAGCCCAGCCCGAGCCGTAGGACTGGCAGGACGTGGGCACtgttggaggcagggaggggacccGCTGAGCCAAGGGGCGTTCCAGGAAGATGACCTGTTCAGCCTTGGGCTTTGTGAATCCGCGTGGGGCCGTGGGAACAGTGTGAGTGAGTACCTCGTTGGCGCCTTGCGTGGGCCAAGCAATGTTCTGAGCAGAAGGTCCATCCGGGACCTAAAGAAGCCCGGCCCGAGGCCTGGAGCAcggggcaggaggctgggcgCGGGCCTGCATTTCCGTatgtagattggaagtggagcagcggggctcAAGCCAGCGCTCCGACAGGGGATGCTGGGGGTTGCGAGAGGCAGCTCAGTGGGCAGCACCACGCCGCCAGCCCCTGAGGACGTGCTGTGTGGGCAAGGACCTGGGCCCAGGGATGTGGGAGGAGCATCCTAGGAGCAGGGCTGGCCAGTGCcaaggtcctggggcaggagcaggcctG
This window of the Lepus europaeus isolate LE1 chromosome 7, mLepTim1.pri, whole genome shotgun sequence genome carries:
- the MEN1 gene encoding menin isoform X2, which translates into the protein MGLKAAQKTLFPLRSIDDVVRLFAAELGREEPDLVLLSLVLGFVEHFLAVNRVIPTNVPELTFQPSPAPDPPGGLTYFPVADLSIIAALYARFTAQIRGAVDLSLYPREGGVSSRELVKKVSDVIWNSLSRSYFKDRAHIQSLFSFITGTKLDSSGVAFAVVGACQALGLRDVHLALSEDHAWVVFGPNGEQTAEVTWHGKGNEDRRGQTVNAGVAERSWLYLKGSYMRCDRKMEVAFMVCAINPSIDLHTDSLELLQLQQKLLWLLYDLGHLERYPMALGNLADLEELEPTPGRPDPLTLYHKGIASAKAYYRDEHIYPYMYLAGYHCRSRNVREALQAWADTATVIQDYNYCREDEEIYKEFFEVANDVIPNLLKEAASLLETGEERPGEQSQGTQSQGSALQDPECFAHLLRFYDGICKWEEGSPTPVLHVGWATFLVQSLGRFEGQVRQKVHIVSREAEAAEAEEPWGEEAREGRRRGPRRESKPEEPPPPKKPALDKAPGPGQTTAAAAAGPPRKPAGTVPGAARGPEGGSAAPAPAPAASPPPDGPVLTFQSEKMKGMKELLVATKINSSAIKLQLTAQSQVQMKKQKVSAPSDYTLSFLKRQRKGL
- the MEN1 gene encoding menin isoform X1 — its product is MGLKAAQKTLFPLRSIDDVVRLFAAELGREEPDLVLLSLVLGFVEHFLAVNRVIPTNVPELTFQPSPAPDPPGGLTYFPVADLSIIAALYARFTAQIRGAVDLSLYPREGGVSSRELVKKVSDVIWNSLSRSYFKDRAHIQSLFSFITGTKLDSSGVAFAVVGACQALGLRDVHLALSEDHAWVVFGPNGEQTAEVTWHGKGNEDRRGQTVNAGVAERSWLYLKGSYMRCDRKMEVAFMVCAINPSIDLHTDSLELLQLQQKLLWLLYDLGHLERYPMALGNLADLEELEPTPGRPDPLTLYHKGIASAKAYYRDEHIYPYMYLAGYHCRSRNVREALQAWADTATVIQDYNYCREDEEIYKEFFEVANDVIPNLLKEAASLLETGEERPGEQSQSQGSALQDPECFAHLLRFYDGICKWEEGSPTPVLHVGWATFLVQSLGRFEGQVRQKVHIVSREAEAAEAEEPWGEEAREGRRRGPRRESKPEEPPPPKKPALDKAPGPGQTTAAAAAGPPRKPAGTVPGAARGPEGGSAAPAPAPAASPPPDGPVLTFQSEKMKGMKELLVATKINSSAIKLQLTAQSQVQMKKQKVSAPSDYTLSFLKRQRKGL
- the MAP4K2 gene encoding mitogen-activated protein kinase kinase kinase kinase 2 is translated as MALLRDVSLQDPRDRFELLQRVGAGTYGDVYKARDTVTSELAAVKIVKMDPGDDISSLQQEITILRECRHPNVVAYIGSYLRNDRLWICMEFCGGGSLQEIYHATGPLEERQIAYVCREALKGLHHLHSQGKIHRDIKGANLLLTLQGDVKLADFGVSGELTASVAKRRSFIGTPYWMAPEVAAVERKGGYNELCDVWALGITAIELGELQPPLFHLHPMRALMLMSKSSFQPPKLRDKARWTQNFHHFLKLALTKNPKKRPTAEKLLQHPFTAQQLPRALLTQLLDKASDPHLGTPSPEDCELETYDMFPDTIHSRGQHGPAERTPSEIQFHQVKFGAPLRKETDPLNEPWEEEWTLLGKEELSGSLLQSVQEALEERSLTIRPAEGLQELDSPDDATGTIKRAPFSGPPPAQPEAEDPPTSLSGTLPLSPAAPDSPPLLPAAWSTIKQREDPERSSCHGLPPTPKVHMGACFSKVFNGCPLRIHAAVTWVHPVTRDQFLVVGAEEGVYTLNLHELHEDTLEKLISHRCSWLYCVNNVLLSLSGKSTHIWAHDLPGLFEQRRLQRQVPLSIPTNRLTQRIIPRRFALSTKIPDTKGCLQCRVVRNPYTGSTFLLAALPASLLLLQWYEPLQKFLLLKNFSSPLPSPVGMLEPLVLDGKELPQVCVGAEGPEGPGCRVLFHVLPLEAGLTPDILTPPEGIPGSAQQVIQVDRDTVLVTFERCVRIVNLQGEPTATLAPELTFDFPIETVVCLQDSVLAFWSHGLQGRSLDTNEVTQEITDETRIFRVLGAHRDIVLESIPTDNPGAHSNLYILTGHQSTY